The genomic segment CGCGAGCGCTATGAGCAGTTGAGGAAGTCCGCCCGCGAGATCTCGCAGAACCCGGCCGTGCGCAACACCGTCGAGTCCGCGACGCAGCAGGGACGCGAGGTGGCGGGCAAGGCCTTCCACACCGTCTCCGAGCGGGTCGGCGACAAGATGCCCGACTCGGTCGCCGAGCGCGTCCGGTCCCTGCGCGAGAAGGGCCAGGGCGGCACCGGAGACGACTGGGGCACCAGCAACACGTAGCAACACCAGCAGCACGCACCACCGCGCGGATCACGGAGAGCGAACAGGGGTACGGCACACCGTGCCCCGTGCGGCAGAATTCCTTGCATGGGGATAGTCGCAGGGTTGGACAGTTCGCCCGATTTCACGCGCATCGTGGTCTGTGACACGGACACGGGTGCCGTACTGAAGCAGGGGTACGCCCCGCATCCGTTGGAGAACACCGAGGGCGGCGGGCGGCCCACGGACGTGGATCCACAGGCCTGGCTGCTCTCCCTCGGCGAAGCCGCCGGGGGCGGGCTGCTCGAAGGCGTGCAGGCCATCGGCGTGTCCGCCCAGCAGAACGCGCTCGTACCGCTCGACCAGCACGGCAACACCGTGCGGCCCGCGCTCGTCGGCAACGACCGGCGGGCGCAGGTGGCCGCCGTCGACCTCATCGACGGACTCGGCGGCCGCGAGGCCTGGGCGCAGTCCGTCGGCTGCGTGCCGCAGGCCCCGCACCCGGTGACCAAGCTGCGCTGGCTGGCGAAGAACGAGCCCGAGTCGGCTCGTCGCACGGCCGCTCTCCTGCAGGCACCGGACTGGCTCGTGTGGCAGCTCCTCGGCCGGCCCGCCCGGCGCACGACCGACCGCGGCGGGGCCTCGGGCACCGGGTACTGGTCGGCGGCGAGCGGAACGTACCGCCCCGATCTCGTCGAGATGGCC from the Streptomyces venezuelae genome contains:
- a CDS encoding YtxH domain-containing protein — its product is MRYRLTFVAGLALGYVLGTRAGRERYEQLRKSAREISQNPAVRNTVESATQQGREVAGKAFHTVSERVGDKMPDSVAERVRSLREKGQGGTGDDWGTSNT